A region of Deltaproteobacteria bacterium DNA encodes the following proteins:
- a CDS encoding adenylosuccinate synthase, which yields MPNIVVIGAQWGDEGKGRIVDLISEEVDIIARYQGGNNAGHTIVIGDKKIILHHLPSGILREGKLSVIGNGVVIDPGVLLQELRELRSAGFKADPENLRISDRAHIIMPYHREIDLARESSRGDHKIGTTGRGIGPVYEDKAARRGIKISDLIDPDTFRERLRRVFEERSIYMTKVLGGPSLDIDEIYEEYIEYGKKLKDFSCDASSLLNKAISEGKNILFEGAQGALLDIDLGTYPYVTSSSASSGGACTGTGVSPTRIDGVLGIAKAYTTRVGEGPFPTEIEGETSDRLRKAGGEYGATTGRPRRCGWFDAFALKYAAMTNGISRLAITKLDVLSGFEKISICVGYRYKGELLSGFPSNINILGDCEPVYEEIEGWDEDVSQVKDISRLPEQARKYLEKIEEATGVTIYAVSLGPSREKILFLTELL from the coding sequence ATGCCAAATATAGTAGTTATAGGCGCTCAATGGGGAGACGAGGGCAAGGGGAGAATCGTCGACCTCATCTCGGAAGAAGTCGACATCATAGCCCGTTACCAGGGCGGCAACAACGCGGGACATACAATAGTCATAGGCGACAAGAAAATAATACTCCACCACCTCCCTTCAGGCATACTCCGTGAGGGGAAGCTGTCCGTAATAGGGAACGGCGTTGTAATAGACCCCGGGGTGCTGCTGCAGGAGCTTCGGGAACTCCGCTCAGCCGGATTCAAAGCGGACCCGGAGAACCTGAGAATAAGCGACAGGGCTCACATAATAATGCCCTACCACAGGGAGATAGACCTTGCCCGCGAGTCCTCGCGCGGCGATCATAAAATCGGCACGACCGGAAGGGGGATAGGACCCGTTTATGAAGACAAGGCGGCGAGAAGAGGGATCAAAATATCCGACCTCATCGATCCCGACACCTTCAGGGAGAGGCTGAGAAGGGTGTTTGAGGAAAGGAGTATATATATGACAAAGGTTTTGGGCGGACCCTCTCTCGATATTGATGAAATATACGAGGAGTACATAGAATACGGGAAAAAGCTGAAGGATTTTTCGTGCGACGCATCGAGCCTACTCAACAAAGCCATTTCGGAAGGTAAGAATATACTGTTCGAGGGAGCGCAGGGAGCGCTCCTAGATATCGATCTCGGGACCTATCCCTATGTAACATCCTCAAGCGCGAGCTCAGGAGGGGCATGTACCGGCACAGGGGTGAGTCCGACCAGGATAGACGGCGTGCTGGGTATTGCAAAGGCGTACACTACAAGGGTTGGCGAAGGACCCTTTCCCACGGAGATCGAGGGCGAGACCAGCGACCGGCTCAGAAAAGCCGGGGGCGAGTACGGAGCGACGACCGGGAGACCGAGGAGATGCGGCTGGTTTGACGCTTTCGCTCTTAAGTACGCCGCCATGACCAACGGTATATCCCGCCTGGCGATAACGAAGCTCGACGTATTGTCCGGATTTGAGAAGATAAGCATATGCGTAGGGTATCGTTATAAAGGCGAATTATTATCCGGCTTCCCGTCAAATATTAATATTCTCGGTGACTGCGAACCTGTATACGAAGAAATTGAGGGATGGGATGAAGACGTATCTCAGGTAAAAGACATTTCCCGGCTTCCCGAGCAGGCCAGAAAGTATCTCGAAAAGATCGAAGAGGCTACAGGCGTTACCATTTACGCGGTTTCTTTGGGTCCTTCGAGGGAAAAAATTCTATTTCTTACCGAACTCCTTTAA
- the hisZ gene encoding ATP phosphoribosyltransferase regulatory subunit has translation MINRLSLPQGVKDYTPEKAEELRRIEEGLLAEFARWGYRKIITPLFEYLDPLSIGLGDELKNKVMKFVDPSSGEVVALRPDITPQVGRIVATQMKDHSSPLRLCYNGRVVRFEEKGSGKEREIFQVGCELIGLQSAEADAEIIALGVKSLGKSGIKNLVLDIGHTGILRHLLRETGERRGDIEEALKKKDQEALSRAIKNSKAPKGTKDTLMSLPSLFGGREILKEAKKIRSISKYINELENVLSVIGDYQSDCDINIDLAEIRGFNYYTGVTFEILSRDIPAPLIRGGRYDELMGKYGHDSPATGFAVDVESLLNAYKKDLENNQIHFVVIPKKSGLRREAIRLAEWLRSSGFKVVLDLNLNPEQRELRIKENRASNFYGVILLETPRKLKLIESRRGACKEFSNLEELLKGGI, from the coding sequence ATGATAAACCGCCTCAGTCTGCCCCAGGGTGTCAAGGACTACACTCCTGAAAAAGCAGAAGAGCTCAGAAGAATAGAGGAAGGGCTGCTCGCAGAGTTCGCAAGGTGGGGGTACAGAAAAATAATCACCCCGCTTTTCGAATACCTAGACCCTTTATCGATCGGCCTCGGAGACGAGCTAAAGAATAAGGTAATGAAGTTTGTCGACCCCTCCTCCGGCGAAGTGGTCGCCCTCAGGCCCGATATAACGCCGCAGGTAGGAAGAATAGTAGCAACGCAGATGAAGGACCACAGCTCTCCGCTGAGACTTTGCTACAACGGCAGGGTGGTCAGGTTCGAAGAAAAGGGGAGCGGCAAGGAGAGGGAGATTTTCCAGGTCGGATGCGAGCTGATCGGTCTCCAATCGGCGGAGGCGGACGCGGAAATTATAGCGCTCGGCGTCAAATCCCTCGGTAAATCGGGCATAAAAAATCTGGTCCTGGATATAGGACATACGGGGATACTGAGACACTTGCTCAGGGAAACAGGTGAGCGGAGAGGGGACATCGAAGAGGCGCTTAAAAAAAAAGACCAGGAGGCTCTTTCGAGAGCAATTAAAAATTCTAAGGCGCCCAAAGGCACGAAGGACACATTAATGTCCCTGCCCTCCCTCTTCGGCGGAAGGGAAATACTCAAAGAAGCGAAAAAGATCAGATCCATAAGCAAGTACATAAACGAGCTGGAGAACGTACTGAGCGTTATAGGCGACTACCAGTCCGATTGCGATATCAATATAGACCTGGCCGAGATAAGGGGATTCAATTATTACACGGGCGTCACATTTGAAATCCTTTCCCGTGATATCCCGGCTCCTCTGATAAGGGGGGGCAGATACGACGAGCTGATGGGGAAATACGGTCATGACTCGCCCGCTACCGGGTTTGCCGTGGATGTAGAATCCCTCCTGAACGCGTACAAGAAAGACCTCGAGAACAATCAGATACACTTCGTTGTTATTCCTAAAAAATCAGGCCTGAGGCGTGAGGCGATCAGGCTTGCCGAATGGCTCAGATCCAGCGGTTTCAAGGTGGTGCTGGATCTGAATCTGAACCCGGAACAAAGAGAGCTGAGAATCAAGGAAAACCGGGCCTCGAATTTCTACGGCGTCATTCTGCTTGAGACACCCCGCAAACTCAAGCTGATCGAATCCAGAAGGGGTGCCTGCAAAGAATTCTCGAATCTCGAGGAACTCCTCAAAGGGGGAATCTGA
- the serA gene encoding phosphoglycerate dehydrogenase — protein MKVLITDGMAKEGLSILKSAKGLELDVRKSTPKEELMEIIGNYDAVIIRSATKLTSDLIEAGKNLKAIGRAGIGVDNVDVEAATRKGIVVMNTPEANAITTAEHTVTLMLSLARQIPQAHASLKAGKWERSKFKGIEIYGKTLGCIGLGNIGKLVAERAIGLKMNVIAYDPFLSKDAAEKLGVELVSLDDLLKKADIITIHTPLTAETKDLIDKKSLEKTKDGLILINCARGGVVNEKDITEAIKSGKVAGAAFDVYVNEPPEEGNPILTLEDNVVFTPHLGASTGEAQTKVGVAIAEQIVDFLLNGVVKNAVNMPSVSLELLKTMRPYLNLAEKLGSLQGQLCKGGVKEIHIEYDGEISELDTSPITVSALKGFLTPMMDVVVSHVNAPVIAKERGIKVVEAKSSKTKDFTSLISMKVITEEGESHVAGTIFGKEEPRFVRINGVTIDVVPKGYLLVSENYDRPGFIGSMTSLLGENGVNIGLLHLGRESIGGRAIVFTNVDSPVSPEVIEKIMNLQDIISVTQVKI, from the coding sequence TTGAAAGTATTGATTACGGACGGAATGGCCAAGGAAGGTTTGAGCATCCTTAAATCCGCCAAGGGACTTGAGCTTGATGTAAGAAAGAGCACGCCCAAAGAAGAATTAATGGAAATAATCGGTAATTACGACGCAGTAATAATAAGGAGCGCGACCAAACTCACCTCCGACCTCATCGAAGCGGGAAAGAACCTGAAAGCGATCGGGCGGGCGGGCATCGGTGTGGACAACGTGGATGTAGAGGCCGCCACCAGGAAAGGGATAGTGGTTATGAATACGCCCGAGGCCAACGCAATAACTACAGCAGAGCATACGGTTACGCTTATGCTCTCACTCGCCAGGCAGATTCCCCAGGCCCACGCATCGCTTAAAGCCGGGAAATGGGAAAGAAGCAAATTCAAGGGGATAGAGATATACGGAAAGACGCTCGGCTGTATAGGGCTCGGCAACATAGGGAAGCTCGTCGCCGAAAGGGCTATCGGGCTTAAGATGAACGTAATCGCCTACGACCCGTTTTTGTCGAAGGACGCCGCCGAAAAACTCGGTGTGGAGCTTGTATCGCTCGACGATCTGTTGAAAAAAGCGGACATTATAACCATACACACGCCTCTGACAGCGGAGACAAAAGACCTCATAGATAAAAAATCACTCGAGAAGACAAAGGACGGCCTGATTCTGATAAACTGCGCCCGGGGCGGAGTCGTAAACGAAAAGGATATAACCGAGGCTATAAAATCCGGGAAGGTGGCGGGGGCGGCGTTCGACGTATATGTAAACGAGCCGCCCGAAGAGGGAAACCCCATCTTGACGCTTGAGGATAACGTGGTTTTCACCCCGCATCTGGGCGCGTCCACAGGCGAGGCTCAAACAAAGGTGGGAGTGGCAATCGCCGAGCAAATAGTGGATTTTTTACTCAACGGGGTGGTTAAAAACGCGGTGAATATGCCTTCTGTAAGCCTGGAGCTCCTTAAGACGATGAGACCGTATCTCAATCTGGCGGAGAAACTCGGCAGTCTCCAGGGACAGCTGTGCAAGGGAGGAGTAAAGGAGATACACATAGAATACGACGGCGAGATTTCTGAGCTCGACACCTCTCCTATAACCGTATCCGCCTTAAAGGGCTTTCTAACTCCCATGATGGACGTCGTGGTCAGCCACGTGAACGCTCCGGTAATAGCCAAGGAAAGGGGAATAAAGGTAGTCGAGGCTAAATCCTCAAAAACCAAGGATTTTACGAGCTTAATTTCGATGAAGGTGATAACGGAAGAGGGCGAAAGTCATGTCGCTGGCACGATTTTCGGGAAGGAAGAGCCGAGATTCGTGAGAATTAACGGCGTTACCATAGATGTAGTCCCCAAGGGATATCTCCTGGTGAGCGAGAACTACGACAGACCCGGTTTCATAGGATCAATGACTTCGCTTCTAGGAGAAAACGGGGTGAACATAGGGCTTCTCCACCTGGGAAGGGAATCAATCGGCGGACGGGCGATAGTTTTTACGAATGTTGACTCTCCCGTTTCTCCGGAAGTAATTGAGAAAATTATGAATCTTCAGGATATTATTTCCGTCACGCAGGTCAAAATTTAA
- the tatC gene encoding twin-arginine translocase subunit TatC, whose amino-acid sequence MKESKMSFLDHLGELRLRILWSLIVVVVLFIPAYVYSTAIFDFLMRPIIDNLPEGSSLIFTRPAEGFITYLKVSLFVALFAAVPFILYQGWKFVAPALYKHEKQIVIPFIFFGTLFFALGAAFCYFVAAPPAFRFLLNEYSSEYVKAFPSIREALSFLMALILGFGIIFEFPLVIFVLARVGVVTSAWLRQKRKYALLLSAVAAALLTPTTDAVSMMFMFVPIIVFYELGILVAWMFGKKRAEANPDDSGVPD is encoded by the coding sequence ATGAAAGAATCTAAAATGTCGTTTCTGGATCACCTGGGCGAACTCCGGCTCAGGATATTGTGGTCGCTTATCGTGGTAGTGGTTTTATTCATTCCCGCGTACGTATATTCAACCGCGATTTTCGATTTCCTGATGCGGCCGATAATAGACAATCTCCCCGAGGGCAGCTCCCTTATATTCACAAGGCCTGCCGAAGGGTTCATTACCTACCTGAAAGTGTCTTTATTCGTGGCGCTGTTCGCGGCAGTCCCGTTTATTCTCTATCAGGGCTGGAAGTTCGTTGCCCCCGCTCTTTACAAGCACGAAAAGCAGATAGTGATACCTTTTATCTTCTTCGGAACGTTATTCTTCGCCCTGGGCGCGGCATTCTGTTATTTCGTCGCCGCTCCCCCCGCGTTCAGGTTCCTTCTCAACGAGTATTCATCCGAGTATGTAAAGGCTTTCCCCTCCATAAGGGAAGCCCTTTCGTTTCTTATGGCTCTTATTTTAGGCTTCGGGATAATTTTCGAATTCCCGCTCGTAATTTTTGTCCTGGCCAGAGTAGGGGTCGTAACCAGCGCCTGGCTCAGGCAGAAAAGAAAGTACGCGCTGCTCCTGAGCGCCGTCGCGGCCGCCTTGCTGACGCCGACTACCGACGCCGTATCGATGATGTTCATGTTCGTTCCGATAATCGTATTCTACGAGCTCGGAATTCTGGTCGCGTGGATGTTCGGAAAGAAGCGCGCGGAGGCGAATCCGGACGATTCCGGCGTCCCTGACTAG
- a CDS encoding AMP-binding protein: MARKPARKKTRDLRHPINYKRENGKFDVEWYLNQDKRNWVLPNILKEQAKKLGKKPFLQFGYNKPLSFYQTNQLVNKIANGLLKMGYKKGDKIAVYMPNSDDYVITWFGILKIGAVMVPINTAYKMDFLQYILDSSDSKVLFIAEEYLDRMTPIAKKLPQLMNVIVWTRSGSGKFDKHGFNFRKMISYSKFISSQKGSDPGVEVTFMDYARLMYTSGTTGRSKGVMRPCAADYSSARNYAEIMDVGPRDVCFTCLPLYHSNAMVMSVYPALIKGAKSVVVEKYSASQFWKWIKDFGVTKFNIVGTMAYFMWNTPPVPEEKQHNVKLVLGSPAPHDIIEDFMKRFNIKFMEGYGLTEIGQCTWMRPGEPFRVGSCGKEAPGYEIIIADPETDEEVPRGQIGEIIVRPRTPNIMLHFYNKMPEKTVQDFRNFWFHTGDAGRMDKDGYIYFVDRVKDYIRRRGENISSFEVEKIVNSHPDIEESGTIGVKSEGGRYAEDEVMIVVVPRKGKKIDPKKLMKFLEPKMPHFMLPRFIRFETSLPKTGTERVQKNKLREKGVTKDTWDREKAGYKIKR, translated from the coding sequence ATGGCTCGCAAGCCCGCCCGAAAAAAGACAAGGGATTTAAGGCATCCCATTAATTATAAAAGAGAAAACGGCAAGTTCGACGTTGAATGGTATCTGAATCAGGATAAAAGGAATTGGGTACTTCCCAATATATTAAAGGAGCAGGCGAAAAAATTAGGCAAGAAGCCGTTTCTTCAATTCGGGTACAACAAACCGCTCAGCTTCTATCAGACTAATCAGCTCGTGAATAAGATCGCGAACGGCCTCCTGAAAATGGGGTACAAAAAAGGGGATAAAATAGCCGTCTATATGCCGAATTCGGACGATTACGTCATTACGTGGTTCGGTATTTTGAAAATAGGCGCAGTAATGGTTCCTATAAACACAGCGTACAAAATGGATTTTCTCCAGTACATACTGGACAGCTCCGATTCAAAAGTGCTTTTCATAGCCGAGGAATATCTTGACAGAATGACGCCTATCGCCAAAAAGCTGCCGCAATTGATGAATGTAATAGTGTGGACCAGGAGCGGCTCCGGGAAATTCGACAAGCATGGGTTTAATTTCAGGAAGATGATCTCCTATTCCAAATTTATAAGTTCACAGAAAGGCTCGGACCCCGGGGTTGAGGTAACATTCATGGACTACGCGCGCCTCATGTACACGTCCGGGACCACAGGAAGGTCGAAAGGGGTGATGAGGCCGTGCGCCGCCGATTATTCGAGCGCCAGGAATTACGCAGAGATAATGGACGTGGGTCCCCGAGACGTATGCTTCACGTGCCTCCCGCTCTATCATTCGAACGCCATGGTCATGTCCGTCTACCCCGCCCTTATTAAAGGGGCGAAGTCCGTTGTCGTTGAAAAATACAGCGCGAGCCAGTTCTGGAAATGGATCAAGGATTTCGGCGTTACGAAGTTCAATATCGTCGGCACTATGGCGTATTTCATGTGGAATACCCCGCCTGTGCCGGAGGAGAAGCAGCACAATGTAAAGCTCGTGCTAGGCTCCCCGGCTCCTCACGATATAATCGAGGATTTTATGAAGAGGTTCAATATAAAATTTATGGAGGGGTACGGTCTCACCGAGATAGGGCAGTGCACGTGGATGAGGCCGGGCGAGCCGTTCAGGGTTGGGTCCTGCGGTAAGGAGGCTCCGGGTTACGAGATAATAATCGCCGACCCGGAGACAGACGAAGAAGTTCCCAGGGGGCAGATAGGGGAGATAATCGTCCGTCCGAGAACCCCTAATATCATGCTTCATTTCTACAACAAGATGCCCGAGAAAACCGTTCAGGACTTCAGAAACTTCTGGTTCCACACAGGGGACGCAGGCAGGATGGACAAGGACGGATACATCTATTTCGTCGACAGGGTAAAGGACTACATCAGAAGAAGGGGCGAGAACATCAGCTCCTTTGAGGTCGAGAAAATCGTAAACTCGCATCCCGACATAGAGGAATCGGGCACTATAGGCGTAAAGTCCGAGGGCGGAAGGTATGCCGAGGATGAGGTAATGATAGTAGTTGTGCCCAGGAAAGGAAAGAAGATAGACCCGAAGAAGCTCATGAAGTTTCTCGAGCCTAAAATGCCGCACTTCATGCTTCCGAGATTCATCCGTTTTGAAACATCCCTTCCAAAAACCGGAACCGAAAGGGTTCAGAAAAATAAGCTCCGCGAAAAGGGAGTTACCAAAGACACTTGGGACAGGGAAAAAGCGGGCTATAAGATTAAGCGCTGA
- a CDS encoding glycine zipper family protein, with protein MKNLIYLVLLLIIPASHALADPVIDPASIKNEDKYYRDNAECKAIAKDSGKGAGNIAKDTAIGAGVGAGTGALLGVIGGKTGKKAGIGAVIGGVAGGGMSVYKNSKDKDEVYKNCMRGRGYKVLN; from the coding sequence ATGAAAAATTTAATCTACCTTGTATTACTATTGATAATTCCCGCAAGCCACGCGCTTGCCGACCCCGTGATCGATCCCGCGAGCATAAAGAATGAAGATAAGTACTACAGGGATAACGCCGAATGTAAGGCAATCGCGAAGGATAGCGGCAAAGGCGCCGGGAATATTGCGAAAGACACGGCTATTGGGGCCGGGGTCGGGGCCGGGACGGGCGCGCTACTCGGAGTGATCGGCGGGAAAACGGGCAAAAAAGCGGGTATAGGCGCGGTTATCGGCGGCGTGGCCGGAGGGGGGATGAGCGTTTACAAAAATAGCAAGGACAAGGACGAGGTTTATAAAAACTGTATGAGGGGCAGGGGCTACAAAGTGCTTAACTGA
- a CDS encoding AMP nucleosidase → MKKFRNSLPGAGVPPDVKAGIARNWLPRYTGMPLEEFGEYILLTNFHNYVTRFAEKFKCRIHGQGMPMQAATNKNGLSIINFGMGSPNAATVMDLLTAAKPKGALFLGKCGGLKKSTELGHFILPIAAIRGEGTSGDYFPPEVPALPSFKLHKFVSEKIAGHGYEYRTGVVYTTNRRVWEHDEEFRDYLKAITAIGIDMETATIFIVGHHNDIPRGALLLVSDVPLTPEGVKTGELDLKVTKEWSEIHLQIGIDAMTEIGDKGEKIKHFNY, encoded by the coding sequence ATGAAAAAATTCAGAAATTCTTTGCCGGGAGCCGGTGTGCCTCCGGACGTGAAAGCAGGGATAGCCCGGAACTGGCTTCCGAGATATACCGGGATGCCGCTTGAGGAGTTCGGAGAGTACATTCTTCTGACCAATTTTCATAACTATGTCACAAGGTTCGCCGAAAAATTCAAGTGCAGGATTCACGGGCAGGGAATGCCCATGCAGGCAGCCACGAATAAAAACGGACTTTCCATAATAAACTTCGGAATGGGGTCTCCCAACGCGGCTACCGTAATGGACCTTCTGACCGCTGCAAAACCCAAGGGCGCGCTGTTTCTCGGGAAGTGCGGAGGCTTAAAAAAATCAACCGAGCTGGGACATTTCATTCTGCCGATAGCGGCAATCAGGGGTGAAGGAACGAGCGGGGATTACTTCCCTCCGGAAGTGCCGGCTCTGCCTTCGTTTAAACTGCACAAGTTCGTCTCGGAAAAGATAGCAGGACACGGTTACGAATACAGAACAGGGGTGGTCTACACCACAAACAGAAGGGTCTGGGAGCACGATGAAGAGTTCAGGGATTATTTGAAAGCCATAACAGCTATCGGAATCGATATGGAGACGGCTACGATCTTCATCGTCGGACATCATAACGATATACCCCGCGGAGCGCTTTTACTTGTATCGGACGTCCCGCTTACTCCGGAAGGGGTTAAAACGGGGGAGCTGGACCTCAAGGTGACGAAGGAGTGGTCGGAAATACACCTTCAGATCGGGATAGACGCCATGACCGAGATCGGGGATAAGGGCGAGAAGATAAAGCACTTCAACTATTGA
- a CDS encoding transporter, whose amino-acid sequence MSDPLEKVLTYTLIPVVATIAGGIIAAFRSPGEKTRISVQHFAAGVVFAAVAAELLPELVTNLRVIPLLLGFSSGVALMLAVRWAMGRLEKKRETGKKGAGGLLVASGVDVFIDGLLVGISFDIGLREGIIITIALTIELLFLAVSVASSLAKENAGKARIIASTTLLALLVLAGATLGGTLLEGLSGGGLEVIIAFATAALLYLVTEELLVEAHDGPDTAFTTAMFFVGFLSILILESLTN is encoded by the coding sequence GTGTCTGACCCGCTTGAGAAAGTACTGACCTATACACTTATACCTGTTGTTGCGACTATAGCGGGCGGTATTATAGCCGCGTTCCGCTCGCCGGGGGAAAAAACACGTATATCGGTACAGCACTTTGCCGCGGGCGTTGTGTTTGCCGCCGTAGCGGCGGAGCTGCTGCCGGAGCTGGTGACCAATCTGAGAGTAATTCCGCTTCTCCTGGGGTTCTCTAGCGGAGTGGCCTTGATGCTCGCAGTAAGATGGGCCATGGGAAGGCTCGAGAAAAAAAGAGAAACGGGGAAAAAGGGCGCCGGAGGGCTTCTCGTGGCGTCGGGAGTGGATGTATTTATAGACGGGCTTCTGGTCGGTATAAGCTTCGATATAGGCTTGAGGGAAGGGATAATAATCACGATCGCGCTTACAATCGAGCTTCTCTTTCTCGCGGTTTCCGTCGCCTCCTCACTCGCCAAGGAGAACGCCGGCAAAGCGAGGATCATTGCTTCGACTACGCTTCTTGCGCTGCTGGTACTGGCAGGCGCTACACTCGGAGGCACATTGCTCGAGGGTCTGTCAGGTGGAGGGCTCGAGGTTATTATAGCGTTTGCGACAGCCGCGCTACTTTATCTGGTCACAGAGGAGCTACTAGTTGAGGCGCACGACGGGCCCGATACCGCCTTTACAACGGCTATGTTCTTCGTGGGATTCCTTTCGATACTCATACTCGAAAGCCTTACCAATTAA
- a CDS encoding DUF1152 domain-containing protein, giving the protein MAASKSLREIIGNTSKAILIGIGGGGDIVGTIPTADLLGMSGIECVLGGLSWERSVIDPAPGPRRYEETKNARKLNDVVWSANANTVTSTGVRFAEAGVAEVLGADTLLIGIHSGPKAVAEGILGAAEELGADLIVGIDVGGDFLARGDEPGLMSPLADSIMTAAFSIIETRTPAMMGLFGFGSDGELTQEELEKSMKIIAREGGLLGGWGITRDAMRLLDRLIQVVPTEASRMPALYAKGEFSDTTIRSGTRRVRLSMSSTVTFYFSPGVVYEKLSRMARSVINTRSLEEANEALHSIGIRTELDIELDRIKEGKGAV; this is encoded by the coding sequence TTGGCGGCAAGTAAATCGCTCCGTGAAATAATCGGAAATACGAGTAAGGCAATCTTAATCGGTATAGGCGGCGGAGGGGATATAGTCGGAACCATACCCACTGCCGACCTGCTCGGTATGTCCGGTATAGAGTGCGTACTGGGCGGGCTCTCGTGGGAGAGGTCCGTAATAGACCCCGCCCCCGGCCCGAGAAGATACGAGGAGACTAAAAATGCGCGTAAGCTGAACGATGTCGTATGGTCTGCCAACGCGAATACGGTTACAAGCACCGGCGTCAGGTTTGCGGAGGCGGGGGTGGCCGAGGTTCTGGGAGCGGACACACTGCTTATAGGCATACATTCGGGCCCGAAGGCTGTCGCCGAGGGTATTCTGGGCGCGGCAGAGGAGCTTGGCGCGGACTTAATAGTGGGCATAGATGTGGGTGGGGATTTCCTGGCCCGCGGTGACGAGCCCGGGCTGATGAGCCCTCTCGCCGATTCCATCATGACCGCCGCTTTTTCCATAATCGAAACCAGGACGCCTGCGATGATGGGGCTTTTCGGTTTCGGCAGTGACGGTGAGCTTACTCAGGAAGAGCTGGAAAAATCAATGAAAATCATTGCAAGGGAAGGGGGTCTTCTCGGCGGCTGGGGAATCACCCGGGACGCCATGCGGCTCCTGGATAGGCTTATTCAGGTCGTTCCGACCGAGGCCAGCCGCATGCCCGCGCTCTACGCGAAGGGGGAATTCTCCGATACCACGATAAGGAGCGGCACGAGGCGGGTAAGGCTGTCCATGTCCTCTACCGTTACATTCTATTTCTCTCCCGGCGTAGTGTATGAAAAATTATCGCGCATGGCTCGTTCCGTCATTAATACACGCAGTCTTGAAGAGGCGAATGAAGCCCTTCATTCCATCGGGATCCGCACCGAGCTTGACATTGAGCTGGACAGGATAAAGGAGGGAAAAGGCGCAGTCTGA
- a CDS encoding cation:proton antiporter encodes MSLEQVGHYPVEKFFIAFALILIFSKVFGELAERIKQPAVLGELVAGVILGASVLALVPSQAGMAGYDIFHLLAEVGVAILLFEIGLETDLKDMLKVGVASASVAVVGVVVPFVLGFGSVLAFEKYGLMGDLDPSLMILIAITAGATLTATSVGITARVLSDMNRLQTGEAKIILGAAVIDDILGLIILGVVSGIIESSKGGGEAMTAGGVFIIFLKSFGFLVAAVVIGNLTSKRLFDLVNKMRVRGVLLLSALAFAFIFAFLASAVGLAPIVGAFAAGLVLANTNQFKSIEERLKPVSDVFTPIFFIMVGAAVDVTVFNPFVRENIPILMIAGILFIVAVVGKFVSGWAVFQKGIKKSVIGYGMIPRGEVGLIFAQVGLTYGVFNSQLFSAVTVMVMLTTFIAPPLLKMGFAQKSEAAQGAD; translated from the coding sequence ATGAGTCTAGAACAAGTCGGTCATTACCCGGTAGAAAAATTTTTTATTGCATTTGCGCTCATACTTATTTTTTCCAAGGTTTTCGGAGAATTGGCGGAGCGTATCAAGCAGCCTGCAGTTCTGGGAGAGCTTGTGGCGGGGGTTATTCTCGGGGCAAGCGTCCTCGCCCTCGTCCCTTCACAGGCCGGGATGGCCGGATATGACATATTTCACCTACTTGCGGAGGTAGGGGTCGCTATACTGCTGTTTGAAATCGGTCTTGAGACGGACCTCAAGGACATGCTCAAGGTCGGAGTTGCTTCCGCATCCGTAGCCGTTGTAGGCGTAGTGGTTCCGTTTGTCCTCGGGTTCGGGAGTGTTCTGGCATTCGAAAAGTACGGTTTGATGGGGGATTTAGACCCGTCACTGATGATACTCATAGCTATAACCGCGGGGGCGACGCTTACGGCCACAAGTGTGGGTATTACGGCAAGGGTATTGTCGGATATGAATCGTCTTCAGACCGGAGAGGCGAAGATAATACTTGGGGCGGCCGTAATAGACGACATTCTGGGCCTTATAATCCTGGGTGTTGTGAGTGGAATCATAGAGTCATCCAAGGGCGGCGGTGAAGCTATGACCGCGGGCGGAGTCTTTATAATATTCCTTAAATCCTTCGGTTTTCTGGTAGCGGCCGTCGTAATCGGCAATCTCACCTCCAAGAGATTATTCGACCTGGTAAATAAGATGCGCGTACGCGGCGTGCTCCTTCTGAGCGCGCTGGCGTTTGCGTTTATTTTCGCCTTTCTTGCGAGCGCAGTCGGGCTTGCACCGATAGTGGGCGCGTTTGCGGCCGGACTGGTTCTGGCTAATACCAATCAGTTCAAATCCATAGAAGAGCGTCTCAAGCCTGTCTCGGACGTCTTTACGCCAATATTCTTCATTATGGTAGGCGCCGCGGTGGACGTAACCGTGTTCAATCCCTTTGTGAGAGAGAATATTCCTATACTAATGATTGCCGGAATACTTTTCATTGTTGCTGTAGTGGGTAAATTTGTAAGCGGTTGGGCTGTATTTCAAAAAGGTATTAAGAAGAGCGTGATAGGCTATGGAATGATCCCGAGGGGCGAAGTTGGGCTTATATTCGCCCAGGTGGGTCTGACCTACGGTGTTTTTAACTCACAGCTCTTTTCAGCTGTAACCGTAATGGTCATGCTGACTACCTTTATCGCCCCGCCTCTGCTTAAAATGGGGTTTGCGCAAAAAAGTGAAGCAGCTCAGGGGGCTGATTGA